One genomic segment of Phalacrocorax carbo chromosome Z, bPhaCar2.1, whole genome shotgun sequence includes these proteins:
- the LOC104044433 gene encoding gamma-secretase subunit Aph-1b: protein MTLAVFFGCTFIAFGPALGLFLFTIARDPLRIIILIAGAFFWLVSLLFSSLIWFIAVKASDPRDEPLQKGLLIFGVMFSVLLQEAFRFLYYKLLRKAIEGLVALSEDGCSPISIQQMAYVAGVGFGLMSGAFSMINLLADALGPGTVGIHGDSQLYFLTSAFMTMVLIFLHTFWGILFFHGCEHRRWWEIAAVVVMHLAVSGSTFCNPLYVGSLVPSYLLMAAAAAWAYLLSGGSAQNLRRFLLCLQSGASPHLES from the exons ATGACGCTCGCCGTCTTCTTCGGGTGCACCTTCATCGCCTTCGGGCCGGCCCTCGGCCTATTCCTCTTCACCATCGCCCGCGACCCGCTGCGCATCATCATCCTCATCGCCGG GGCTTTCTTCTGGCTGGTGTCGCTGCTGTTCTCCTCCCTCATCTGGTTTATTGCAGTTAAAGCCAGCGACCCCCGGGATGAGCCATTGCAGAAGGGGCTCTTGATATTTGGAGTGAtgttctctgtgctgctgcaggaggcatTCCGATTCCTCTACTACAAGCTCCTCAG GAAGGCCATAGAGGGGCTGGTGGCCCTCAGCGAGGATGGCTGCTCCCCCATTTCCATCCAGCAAATGGCATATG TGGCTGGTGTGGGCTTTGGGCTCATGAGCGGCGCCTTCTCCATGATCAATCTTCTGGCAGACGCATTAGGGCCTGGCACCGTGGGCATCCATGGGGACTCGCAACTCTACTTCCTGACCTCAG ctttTATGACCATGGTGCTGATTTTCCTTCACACCTTCTGGGGGATCCTCTTCTTCCACGGCTGTGAGCATCGGCGCTGGTGGGAGATTGCAGCAGTCGTTGTCATGCACCTCGCTGTTTCGGGGTCG ACATTTTGCAACCCCCTGTACGTGGGCAGCCTGGTGCCCTCCTACCTGCTgatggctgctgcagctgcctgggcttACCTGCTCTCGGGGGGATCTGCGCAGAACCTGCGGCGCTTCCTGCTCT GTCTACAGAGCGGAGCCAGTCCCCACCTGGAATCCTGA